Proteins from one Thermobifida alba genomic window:
- a CDS encoding DUF397 domain-containing protein — translation MTENSLAFQTITSARQWHTSSYTHEEAACVEVSEGPVTGVRDSKNRDLGALFFPAAEWAAFVRAARQEQI, via the coding sequence ATGACTGAAAACAGCCTTGCTTTCCAAACGATCACCAGCGCCCGCCAGTGGCACACCTCTAGCTACACACACGAGGAGGCCGCCTGTGTCGAGGTCTCCGAAGGTCCGGTGACGGGGGTTCGGGACAGTAAGAACCGTGACCTGGGCGCGCTGTTCTTCCCCGCTGCCGAGTGGGCCGCGTTTGTGCGGGCGGCGCGGCAGGAACAGATCTAG
- a CDS encoding DUF262 domain-containing protein produces the protein MPTGLDNRPEATTYEVERLVQLAWRGQIRVPHFQRGFRWGRDDVIRLFDSIIKGYPVGSLLLWLRPAQKQRLTLGALSIDAPSMEEALWVVDGQQRVTSLASALHPAGMHDSRFALAYDLREERFVPLPPTTEPNTAPLPFTTEPHILPLPVLFDLPRLLQWFAHHPEVAALQDRAYTLTTILRQHPVPAYLVKQEDPEVLRDIFDRMNSYGKRLSRAEIFTALHAGDESDQEPALTFGVMAEQIDRQRAFGRIDDDTVHSSVLARRGPNVHREIRLEFSTAERQGTIDFPGEDRDTAFRKGEEALLRAVEFLQEDAGIPHFTLLPYRYLLVVLTRVFGHFPNPDPTNRRLLRRWLWRTALLGPEIFRGSTTGAVRQLCGKVRPGDLTGSVQDLLAAVERPIPPLPELRRFRTNEASAKITLCSWWALQPCDPSNGKPFDTSQLADALIDRSTVADAVRYVYPPSLLPTSHRWWAANRLFIPFTEDEVGKNAGHSLWFRPPTMSKKVWLDTLHSHLLTPETAELGRAQNIVPFLQQRQQAITNHLRDFLARMCEWDFEDTPPIDQLLIEDLTDEDDHDTL, from the coding sequence ATGCCCACCGGCCTGGACAACCGCCCTGAAGCGACGACATACGAGGTCGAACGGCTGGTCCAGTTGGCCTGGCGTGGACAGATCCGGGTCCCCCACTTCCAGCGCGGGTTCCGGTGGGGCCGTGACGACGTGATTAGACTCTTCGACAGCATCATCAAGGGTTATCCCGTGGGCAGCCTCCTGCTGTGGCTCCGCCCCGCACAGAAGCAACGCCTCACCCTTGGAGCGCTTTCCATCGACGCGCCCAGCATGGAAGAAGCCCTGTGGGTGGTCGACGGCCAGCAGCGGGTCACCAGCCTGGCCAGCGCACTACACCCGGCTGGAATGCACGACTCCCGATTCGCCCTCGCCTACGACCTGAGAGAGGAAAGGTTCGTTCCGCTTCCTCCCACTACAGAGCCAAACACCGCTCCGCTTCCTTTCACCACGGAACCGCACATCCTCCCGCTACCTGTCCTCTTCGACCTCCCCCGACTCCTCCAGTGGTTCGCCCACCACCCCGAAGTAGCTGCTCTCCAGGACCGGGCCTACACGTTGACGACCATCCTCCGCCAGCACCCTGTCCCGGCCTACCTCGTGAAGCAGGAAGACCCGGAAGTCCTGCGGGACATCTTCGACCGGATGAACAGCTACGGAAAGCGGCTGAGCCGGGCGGAGATCTTCACCGCGCTGCACGCGGGCGACGAGTCCGACCAGGAACCCGCACTGACCTTCGGGGTCATGGCCGAGCAGATCGACAGACAGCGGGCATTCGGCCGGATCGACGACGACACGGTGCACTCCTCGGTCCTCGCCCGACGCGGCCCGAACGTGCATCGCGAGATTCGGCTCGAATTCAGTACTGCTGAACGCCAAGGAACCATCGACTTTCCAGGAGAGGACCGGGACACCGCGTTCCGGAAAGGCGAAGAGGCTCTGCTGCGCGCGGTCGAATTCCTCCAGGAGGACGCCGGGATTCCCCATTTCACCCTGCTGCCCTACCGCTACCTTCTGGTAGTCCTCACCCGGGTCTTCGGGCACTTCCCCAACCCCGATCCGACCAACCGGAGACTGCTGCGCCGCTGGCTGTGGCGGACCGCGCTGCTCGGCCCAGAGATCTTCCGGGGCAGCACCACGGGAGCCGTCCGGCAACTCTGCGGCAAGGTCCGTCCCGGTGACCTCACCGGCTCGGTCCAGGACCTGCTGGCAGCGGTCGAACGCCCCATACCTCCGCTTCCTGAGCTCCGCAGGTTCCGGACCAACGAGGCGTCAGCGAAGATCACCCTGTGCTCCTGGTGGGCGTTGCAGCCCTGTGACCCCAGCAACGGCAAGCCATTCGACACCAGTCAGCTTGCTGACGCGCTGATTGACCGGAGCACTGTCGCCGATGCCGTCAGATACGTCTACCCCCCGTCGCTCCTGCCCACGTCCCACCGCTGGTGGGCCGCAAACCGGCTGTTCATCCCGTTCACGGAGGACGAGGTCGGAAAAAACGCAGGGCACTCCCTGTGGTTTCGTCCGCCGACGATGAGCAAAAAGGTATGGCTGGACACCCTCCACTCGCACCTGCTGACCCCAGAGACAGCGGAGCTCGGCCGTGCCCAGAACATCGTCCCGTTCCTCCAGCAGCGGCAGCAGGCCATCACCAACCACCTGCGCGATTTCCTCGCGCGTATGTGCGAATGGGACTTCGAGGACACCCCGCCCATCGACCAGCTCCTCATCGAGGACCTGACCGACGAAGACGACCATGACACTCTCTGA
- a CDS encoding trypsin-like peptidase domain-containing protein produces MDTFPHRTAAEQQWQEQRAAQRFAETERARTRTRQLQERTGVPVHDTFDQLRARAERLAALLRAPAPAPAEPDPVRRHRIYQRVIGAANQAQSVGFLYRGARAAASVARLVHVHHGRELPCGTGFLVAPDLLLTNHHVLDSPEAAEQAVAEFAAEVDADLHPRTPVRHRLDPEGFFVADRELDFALVRVRPDAEGRPPGAVFGWNPLLRTQGKVVTGEPVNIVGHPRGRLKEIAIRGGRLLQQTEDFLQYSADTEPGSSGSPVYNDQWEVVALHHSAVPRRDAHGRRLRTDGTPLRPGDPDSAAAWLGNEGTRVSSILDFLAAADLPRAQRDLLASLGPGAGLPPADGRAAPKGPQPFWARERLPRSGRSGVRGSGGPDDVHLVFVHGRGMAGKDPARLRAAWTAALNSGLLAAGLPTVPAASAWFPYYGDLLAELTADAAATESVDLAEALAPPLEEPHAVYAALLEQAALRSGMPAELAGGPTDQEGASALGLIAPLTSRLQRELSWVAARSGLDEALIALFLRDVAAYLGEEEVRTAVLDRVAEGFPQSGQVVVVGHSLGTVVAVDLLSRARPDVTVPLLVTVGSPLGLDAVHERVLLQPPRRPDRVAAWLNAWTPADAATIGCPLSPVWGPGLVEVVTANSRRRPHDVEEYLRQPRVAVPVAEALYPDGVPAPPGLAA; encoded by the coding sequence ATGGACACGTTCCCCCACCGCACCGCCGCCGAACAGCAATGGCAGGAGCAGCGGGCCGCACAACGGTTCGCCGAGACCGAACGGGCGCGCACCCGCACCCGTCAGCTGCAGGAACGCACCGGAGTCCCCGTCCACGACACCTTCGACCAGCTGCGGGCGCGCGCCGAGCGGCTCGCCGCGCTGCTGCGCGCCCCCGCACCCGCCCCCGCCGAGCCCGACCCCGTGCGGCGGCACCGCATCTACCAGCGCGTCATCGGCGCCGCCAACCAGGCGCAGTCGGTCGGCTTCCTGTACCGGGGCGCGCGCGCCGCCGCGTCCGTGGCCCGCCTGGTCCACGTCCACCACGGGCGGGAACTCCCCTGCGGCACCGGGTTCCTGGTCGCCCCCGACCTGCTGCTGACCAACCACCACGTGCTCGACTCCCCCGAGGCCGCCGAGCAGGCCGTCGCCGAGTTCGCCGCCGAGGTCGACGCCGACCTGCACCCCCGCACGCCGGTGCGGCACCGCCTCGACCCGGAGGGGTTCTTCGTCGCCGACCGGGAACTGGACTTCGCCCTGGTCCGGGTCCGCCCCGACGCCGAGGGCCGCCCGCCGGGCGCGGTCTTCGGCTGGAACCCGCTGCTGCGCACCCAGGGCAAGGTCGTCACCGGCGAACCGGTGAACATCGTCGGCCACCCCCGGGGACGCCTCAAGGAGATCGCGATCCGCGGCGGCCGGCTGCTCCAGCAGACCGAGGACTTCCTCCAGTACTCCGCCGACACCGAACCCGGCAGCTCCGGCTCGCCCGTCTACAACGACCAGTGGGAGGTCGTGGCGCTGCACCACTCGGCCGTGCCCCGGCGCGACGCCCACGGGCGGCGGCTGCGCACCGACGGCACGCCGCTGCGCCCCGGCGACCCCGACTCCGCGGCGGCCTGGCTCGGCAACGAGGGCACCCGCGTCAGCTCCATCCTGGACTTCCTCGCCGCGGCCGACCTCCCCCGCGCTCAACGGGACCTGCTCGCCTCCCTGGGGCCCGGCGCCGGACTGCCCCCCGCGGACGGCCGGGCCGCGCCCAAGGGCCCCCAGCCGTTCTGGGCGCGCGAACGCCTCCCCCGGTCGGGCCGGTCGGGGGTGCGCGGCAGCGGCGGCCCCGACGACGTCCACCTGGTGTTCGTGCACGGACGCGGCATGGCGGGCAAGGACCCCGCGCGGCTGCGCGCCGCGTGGACGGCCGCCCTCAACTCGGGACTGCTCGCGGCGGGCCTGCCCACCGTGCCGGCCGCGTCGGCGTGGTTCCCCTACTACGGCGACCTGCTCGCCGAACTGACCGCGGACGCCGCCGCGACCGAGTCCGTGGACCTCGCCGAGGCGCTGGCCCCGCCCCTGGAGGAGCCGCACGCGGTCTACGCGGCGCTGCTGGAGCAGGCCGCGCTGCGCTCCGGCATGCCCGCCGAACTGGCGGGCGGGCCCACCGACCAGGAGGGCGCCTCGGCCCTGGGCCTCATCGCCCCGCTGACCAGCCGCCTGCAGCGGGAGCTGAGCTGGGTGGCGGCCCGCAGCGGCCTGGACGAGGCGCTGATCGCCCTGTTCCTCCGGGACGTCGCCGCCTACCTGGGCGAGGAGGAGGTGCGGACCGCCGTCCTGGACCGGGTGGCCGAGGGCTTCCCGCAGAGCGGACAGGTCGTCGTGGTCGGCCACAGCCTCGGCACGGTCGTGGCCGTGGACCTGCTCAGCCGGGCCCGCCCCGACGTGACCGTGCCGCTGCTGGTCACCGTGGGCAGCCCGCTCGGCCTCGACGCCGTCCACGAACGGGTCCTCCTCCAGCCGCCCCGCCGCCCCGACCGCGTGGCGGCCTGGCTCAACGCGTGGACCCCCGCCGACGCCGCCACCATCGGCTGCCCGCTGAGCCCCGTGTGGGGTCCGGGACTGGTGGAGGTGGTGACCGCCAACTCCCGCAGGCGCCCCCACGACGTCGAGGAGTACCTGCGCCAGCCCCGGGTCGCCGTCCCCGTCGCCGAAGCCCTGTACCCGGACGGGGTCCCCGCGCCGCCGGGACTGGCCGCATAG
- a CDS encoding helix-turn-helix domain-containing protein, with protein sequence MTQGSPVRRHYLVSQLKRLRAEAKLSQEQVADEMGWDVSKLYRIENGRFVRLNTESVAGLCRLYGADDSLREELVAIAKAARKHKPWWFQYEEVAGNAFYGLENEATKIQEYAVGLIPGLLQHPDYIEALMSRGLLKNPEQQRKRLDARRQRQTNVLERDNPPQMWSIIDESALRCLVGGRQVMRVQLEHLLELVNRPNLDIQVLPLSRGMTQPYNFTLMSLGENERVGYIDVPPNGHFFEGSDEVADHTRRFELIQAAALPLSETPTFLHRVITNLKDADD encoded by the coding sequence GTGACCCAGGGCTCACCGGTGCGCAGGCACTATCTGGTCAGCCAGCTCAAGCGGTTACGCGCGGAGGCGAAACTGTCCCAGGAGCAGGTCGCCGACGAGATGGGTTGGGACGTCAGCAAGCTCTACCGCATTGAGAACGGCCGATTCGTTCGGCTCAACACCGAGTCGGTCGCCGGGCTGTGCCGCCTCTACGGAGCCGACGACAGCCTGCGTGAAGAACTTGTCGCTATCGCCAAGGCCGCACGGAAGCACAAGCCGTGGTGGTTCCAGTACGAGGAGGTCGCGGGGAACGCCTTCTACGGCTTGGAGAACGAGGCGACCAAGATCCAAGAGTATGCAGTCGGCCTCATCCCAGGGCTACTCCAACACCCGGACTACATCGAGGCACTGATGAGCCGAGGACTGCTCAAGAATCCCGAGCAACAGAGGAAACGGCTCGACGCGCGTCGTCAACGGCAGACCAACGTCTTGGAACGCGACAATCCGCCACAAATGTGGTCGATCATCGACGAGTCAGCCTTGCGCTGCCTCGTCGGCGGTCGGCAGGTTATGCGCGTCCAGTTGGAGCACCTGCTCGAACTAGTAAACCGGCCCAACCTCGACATCCAGGTGCTTCCCCTGTCGAGGGGTATGACCCAGCCCTACAACTTCACGCTTATGAGCCTTGGCGAGAATGAGCGAGTGGGATACATCGACGTTCCGCCCAACGGACACTTCTTCGAGGGCTCAGACGAAGTCGCCGACCATACCCGAAGGTTCGAGCTCATCCAGGCCGCAGCGCTGCCTCTGAGCGAGACTCCCACGTTCCTCCACCGAGTGATCACCAACCTGAAGGACGCCGATGACTGA
- a CDS encoding cellulase family glycosylhydrolase — translation MRKRLTVAAATVLALLASVFVIAQPAGAATGLHVQNGRLHEANGQEFVIRGVSHPHNWYPQHTGAFADIKAHGANTVRVVLSNGVRWAKNGPSDVAGVISLCKQNRLICMLEVHDTTGYGEEGAASTLDQAVDYWIELKSVLQGEEDYVLINIGNEPYGNDAATVADWAPDTSAAIQRLRGAGFDHTLVVDAPNWGQDWSHTMRDNAAGVYASDPTGNTVFSIHMYGVYAQGATVTSYLEHFVNAGLPIVIGEFGHDHSDGNPDEDTIMAEAERLGLGYIGWSWSGNSGGVEYLDMVDDFDGDSLTPWGQRIFYGPDGIADTAQEATVFGPPTEPTDPPTEPTDPPTEPTDPPVEPTGDCTAAYATIGSWGGGFQGEVTVTAGDSAISNWTVSWTFPGGQTVSQGWNASFSGSSSVTAGNVSYNGQLGAGQSTAFGFIGSGSAPDSLVLSCTTD, via the coding sequence ATGAGAAAACGCCTCACGGTCGCGGCAGCGACGGTTCTCGCGCTGCTCGCCTCCGTCTTCGTCATCGCGCAGCCGGCCGGCGCCGCCACCGGTCTGCACGTCCAGAACGGACGGCTCCACGAGGCCAACGGCCAGGAGTTCGTCATCCGCGGCGTCAGCCACCCCCACAACTGGTACCCCCAGCACACCGGCGCCTTCGCCGACATCAAGGCGCACGGCGCCAACACCGTGCGCGTGGTGCTGAGCAACGGCGTCCGCTGGGCCAAGAACGGCCCCTCCGACGTCGCCGGCGTCATTTCCCTGTGCAAGCAGAACCGCCTCATCTGCATGCTGGAGGTGCACGACACCACCGGCTACGGGGAGGAGGGCGCCGCCTCCACCCTCGACCAGGCCGTCGACTACTGGATCGAGCTGAAGAGCGTGCTGCAGGGCGAGGAGGACTACGTCCTGATCAACATCGGCAACGAGCCCTACGGCAACGACGCCGCCACGGTGGCCGACTGGGCCCCCGACACCTCCGCCGCCATCCAGCGGCTGCGCGGCGCGGGCTTCGACCACACCCTCGTGGTGGACGCCCCCAACTGGGGCCAGGACTGGTCGCACACCATGCGCGACAACGCCGCCGGCGTCTACGCCAGCGACCCGACCGGCAACACCGTCTTCTCGATCCACATGTACGGCGTCTACGCGCAGGGCGCCACGGTCACCAGCTACCTGGAGCACTTCGTCAACGCCGGCCTGCCGATCGTCATCGGCGAGTTCGGCCACGACCACTCCGACGGCAACCCCGACGAGGACACCATCATGGCCGAGGCCGAGCGGCTGGGCCTGGGCTACATCGGCTGGTCGTGGAGCGGCAACAGCGGCGGCGTCGAGTACCTGGACATGGTCGACGACTTCGACGGCGACAGCCTGACCCCGTGGGGACAGCGGATCTTCTACGGCCCCGACGGCATCGCCGACACCGCCCAGGAGGCCACGGTCTTCGGCCCGCCGACCGAGCCCACGGACCCGCCGACCGAGCCCACCGATCCGCCGACCGAGCCCACGGACCCGCCGGTGGAGCCCACGGGCGACTGCACGGCCGCCTACGCCACCATCGGCAGCTGGGGCGGCGGCTTCCAGGGCGAGGTCACGGTCACCGCGGGCGACTCCGCCATCTCCAACTGGACGGTGAGCTGGACCTTCCCCGGCGGCCAGACCGTCAGCCAGGGCTGGAACGCCAGCTTCAGCGGCAGCAGCTCGGTCACGGCCGGCAACGTGTCCTACAACGGCCAGCTGGGCGCCGGGCAGTCCACCGCGTTCGGCTTCATCGGCTCGGGCAGCGCCCCCGACTCGCTGGTGCTGAGCTGCACGACCGACTGA
- a CDS encoding DUF397 domain-containing protein — MEVSLRHWHTASYTTDEGACVEVSEGPVTGVRDSKNRDLGALFFPAAEWAAFVRAARQERV; from the coding sequence GTGGAGGTCTCTCTGCGACACTGGCACACCGCCAGCTACACCACGGACGAAGGAGCCTGCGTCGAGGTGTCCGAAGGCCCGGTGACGGGGGTTCGGGACAGTAAGAACCGTGACCTGGGCGCGTTGTTCTTCCCTGCTGCCGAGTGGGCTGCGTTCGTGCGGGCGGCACGGCAGGAGCGAGTCTAG
- the pglX gene encoding BREX-2 system adenine-specific DNA-methyltransferase PglX, whose protein sequence is MIDHASLLKDLQQQVRILEKDLRERSEDPEAVNEHSGEPFVHELKREYQRALDAERTASTYGAWRDERVTQAAVAWVLATVFVRFCEDNRLLEQPFIAGPRDAAGRYDIAQELRDAWVAEDRSRTDRDWLVHAFKAMSVSPIMAGLFDRAHNPMWTITPSHQAAKNLIGFWREVGDDGHLRHDFTDQEWNTRFLGDLYQDLSEDIRENYALFQTPEFVEEFILDHTLEPAIEEFGLDGNKIYQADNKGFRLIDPTCGSGHFLLGAFHRLLAKWREAEPGASDWDLIARALRSVHGVDKNPYAVAIARFRLLVAAMKEAGITTLSAGNPDWPIVVATGDSLIHGRGAPGRMDELFQTDEVHHYATEDVHDYEAEHDLLGVHSYHAVVGNPPYITVKDKRENQNYRDRYATCAGTYALSVPFAERFFNLAKRAGGDGAGAGVVGQITANSFMKREFGKKLINDFFRNEVRLTHIIDTSGAYIPGHGTPTVILIGRNMPNTHTTTVRAVLGIRGEPSQPQNPAEGLVWSAITNQIDHPGSESEWVSVADLAWERFKDHPWSLAGGGADSLMESLQERSTRKLEAEIQEIGFGAVTREDSAYMVGRGALQRHGISREHQRAIVEGDATRDWDIKNPTVSVWPYSSSTLEAESSKAIERFLYPYRGILRGRVAYGKTQLERGLKWFEYSMFFAGRYKIPLSIAFAEVATHNHFVLDRGGKVFKQTAPVIKLPKDATEDQHLELLGVLNSSTACFWLKQNCTSKGGSGIGRGVQDEAWEGRYAFNATRVQEFPLPASLPLDRARELDSLAQRLSSLEPSAVVESATPTRSRLNEARAEYAAIRARMIALQEELDWDVYHRYGLISDAEHAELVLPDTADVPGINLGERAFEIVLARKVAAGEAKTEWFSRHGSTPITDLPSHWPDAYKRVVEKRIEFISSRRDLALIERPECKRRWQSEPWEKKEKAALKSWLLDRCETRSLWFAPTDTGEDAPRVRSVLELANRLRDLHPETVAVADLYAPDTDFVDVIAEIVASEHVPYLAALRYKDSGLRKRAQWEEVWELQRQEDARNATLAEGEKEHRLDIPVPPKYTSADFRRPSYWSNRGKLDVPKERFVSYPGAEADSDGSLLLGWAGWDHAEQATALADLAYNRLEEHGWASDRDRMTPLLAGLAELRPWVHQWHAEPDAYGQSPASYLDEDLADLKDRTGITDSDMAAWRPPAAARGRGRGRGRGRA, encoded by the coding sequence ATGATCGACCATGCTTCCCTACTCAAGGATCTCCAACAGCAGGTCCGCATCCTGGAGAAGGACCTCCGCGAACGCAGTGAGGACCCCGAGGCGGTCAACGAACACAGCGGTGAGCCCTTCGTCCACGAGTTGAAGCGTGAGTACCAGCGGGCACTGGATGCTGAGCGGACCGCTTCCACCTACGGAGCTTGGCGGGATGAGCGGGTGACCCAGGCGGCGGTGGCCTGGGTGCTGGCCACGGTCTTCGTCCGGTTCTGCGAGGACAACCGGCTTTTGGAGCAGCCGTTCATCGCCGGGCCGCGCGACGCTGCCGGGCGCTATGACATCGCCCAGGAGTTGCGGGACGCCTGGGTGGCCGAGGACCGCTCCCGCACCGACCGCGACTGGCTGGTGCACGCCTTCAAGGCGATGAGCGTGTCGCCGATCATGGCCGGGCTGTTCGACCGCGCCCACAACCCGATGTGGACCATCACCCCGTCCCACCAGGCGGCCAAGAACCTGATCGGGTTCTGGCGTGAGGTCGGCGACGACGGCCACCTCCGCCACGACTTCACCGACCAGGAGTGGAACACCCGGTTCCTCGGCGACCTGTACCAGGACCTCTCAGAGGACATCCGCGAGAACTACGCGCTCTTTCAGACCCCGGAGTTTGTGGAGGAGTTCATCCTCGACCACACCCTGGAACCGGCCATTGAGGAGTTCGGCCTCGACGGCAACAAGATCTACCAGGCCGACAACAAGGGCTTCCGGCTCATCGACCCGACCTGCGGTTCGGGGCACTTCCTGCTGGGCGCATTCCACCGACTGCTAGCCAAGTGGCGCGAGGCCGAACCCGGTGCCTCGGACTGGGATCTGATCGCCCGCGCCCTGCGCAGTGTGCACGGGGTGGACAAGAACCCCTACGCCGTGGCGATCGCCCGGTTCCGGCTTCTGGTGGCAGCGATGAAGGAAGCGGGCATCACCACCCTCTCGGCGGGCAACCCCGACTGGCCGATCGTGGTGGCCACCGGCGACTCCCTCATCCACGGCCGAGGAGCGCCCGGCCGAATGGACGAACTGTTCCAGACTGACGAGGTCCACCACTACGCCACCGAGGACGTCCACGACTACGAAGCCGAGCACGATCTGCTGGGTGTGCACAGCTACCACGCGGTGGTGGGCAACCCGCCCTACATCACGGTCAAGGACAAACGAGAGAACCAGAACTACCGGGACCGGTATGCCACCTGTGCAGGCACTTACGCCCTGTCAGTGCCTTTCGCCGAACGGTTCTTCAACCTGGCCAAGCGCGCCGGTGGCGACGGAGCGGGCGCGGGAGTGGTCGGGCAGATCACCGCGAACTCCTTCATGAAACGCGAGTTCGGCAAGAAGCTCATCAACGATTTCTTCCGCAACGAGGTGCGCCTGACCCACATCATCGACACCTCCGGCGCCTACATCCCCGGCCACGGCACTCCCACCGTCATCCTCATCGGCCGCAACATGCCCAACACCCACACCACAACCGTCCGCGCGGTCCTGGGTATCCGAGGTGAACCGTCCCAGCCACAGAATCCCGCCGAAGGACTGGTCTGGTCCGCCATCACCAACCAGATCGACCACCCGGGCAGCGAAAGCGAATGGGTCAGCGTCGCCGATCTTGCTTGGGAGAGGTTCAAGGACCACCCGTGGAGTCTGGCCGGGGGCGGGGCTGACAGCCTGATGGAATCTTTGCAGGAGAGAAGCACTAGAAAGCTCGAAGCAGAAATTCAAGAGATCGGCTTTGGTGCGGTAACCCGTGAAGACAGCGCCTACATGGTAGGACGTGGGGCACTCCAACGTCATGGGATTTCCCGAGAGCATCAGCGGGCTATCGTTGAAGGCGACGCAACAAGAGACTGGGATATTAAAAATCCTACAGTTTCTGTCTGGCCTTATTCAAGTAGCACTCTTGAGGCTGAGAGCAGTAAAGCCATTGAACGTTTTCTCTACCCTTATCGAGGAATTCTTCGTGGTCGTGTCGCTTACGGGAAAACTCAACTAGAGCGTGGGCTCAAATGGTTTGAGTATTCGATGTTTTTTGCGGGGCGCTATAAAATCCCGCTCTCCATTGCCTTCGCTGAGGTTGCTACGCACAACCATTTCGTCCTGGACCGCGGTGGCAAGGTCTTCAAGCAGACTGCTCCGGTGATCAAGCTTCCCAAGGACGCCACGGAGGACCAGCACTTGGAACTTCTCGGGGTGCTGAATTCCTCAACGGCGTGCTTCTGGTTGAAACAGAACTGTACGTCTAAGGGCGGAAGTGGAATTGGGCGTGGGGTCCAGGATGAAGCCTGGGAAGGGCGCTACGCCTTTAACGCCACCAGGGTTCAGGAGTTCCCTCTCCCGGCTTCTCTCCCTCTAGACCGTGCTCGGGAACTCGACTCCCTGGCTCAGCGTCTTTCCTCCCTGGAGCCCTCCGCTGTGGTGGAGTCCGCCACTCCCACTCGATCCCGTCTGAATGAGGCGCGTGCCGAGTACGCCGCGATCCGGGCTCGGATGATCGCGTTGCAGGAGGAGTTGGACTGGGACGTCTACCACCGCTATGGCCTGATCTCCGACGCCGAGCACGCCGAACTGGTGCTGCCGGATACCGCCGACGTGCCGGGTATCAACCTGGGTGAGCGCGCCTTCGAGATCGTCCTCGCCCGCAAGGTCGCCGCCGGTGAAGCGAAAACCGAGTGGTTCTCCCGCCACGGTTCCACCCCCATCACCGACCTCCCCTCCCACTGGCCGGACGCCTACAAGCGGGTCGTGGAAAAGCGCATCGAGTTCATCTCCTCCCGCCGCGACCTCGCGCTCATCGAACGTCCCGAGTGCAAGCGCCGCTGGCAGTCCGAACCCTGGGAGAAGAAGGAGAAGGCCGCCCTCAAGTCCTGGCTGCTGGACCGCTGCGAAACCCGCTCCCTGTGGTTCGCTCCCACCGACACCGGTGAGGACGCCCCCCGGGTCCGCTCGGTCCTGGAACTCGCCAACCGCCTCCGTGACCTGCACCCCGAGACGGTGGCCGTGGCCGACCTGTACGCCCCCGACACCGACTTCGTCGATGTGATCGCCGAGATCGTCGCCTCCGAGCACGTGCCCTACCTGGCCGCGCTCCGCTACAAGGACTCCGGCCTGCGCAAGCGCGCCCAGTGGGAGGAGGTCTGGGAGCTGCAGCGCCAGGAGGACGCCCGCAACGCCACCCTGGCCGAGGGCGAGAAGGAGCACCGCCTCGACATCCCCGTCCCGCCGAAGTACACCTCCGCCGACTTCCGCCGCCCCTCCTACTGGTCCAACCGGGGCAAGCTCGACGTCCCCAAGGAACGCTTCGTCTCCTACCCCGGCGCGGAGGCCGACTCCGACGGCTCCCTGCTCCTCGGCTGGGCGGGCTGGGACCACGCCGAGCAGGCCACCGCCCTGGCCGACCTGGCCTACAACCGCCTGGAGGAGCACGGCTGGGCCTCCGACCGCGACCGGATGACGCCGCTGCTGGCGGGGCTGGCCGAACTGCGCCCCTGGGTGCACCAGTGGCACGCCGAGCCCGACGCCTACGGGCAGAGCCCGGCCTCCTACCTGGACGAGGACTTGGCGGACCTGAAGGACCGCACCGGTATCACCGACTCCGACATGGCCGCGTGGCGGCCTCCGGCCGCTGCCCGCGGCCGGGGCCGGGGGCGGGGCCGCGGCCGGGCCTGA
- a CDS encoding ATP-binding protein, translating into MTDNTNDTGHPGSGRLCVVSEFWELSGDPALCPDLRHRVRASLAGFPHVVDDAELVAAELFANACRHSRSGQGGKVSVSLSALRTGLVLVTVADQGPRPDPHTGGPRIPQARPPGDPLTVGGRGLRLVAALATDWGHWTTEDGGHSVWAVFEPPLPAFAHLSHRP; encoded by the coding sequence ATGACCGACAACACCAACGACACCGGCCACCCCGGCTCCGGCCGCCTGTGTGTGGTCTCGGAGTTCTGGGAACTGTCCGGCGACCCCGCGCTCTGCCCGGACCTGCGCCACCGCGTCCGCGCCAGCCTGGCCGGCTTCCCGCACGTCGTGGACGACGCCGAACTGGTCGCGGCCGAGCTGTTCGCCAACGCCTGCCGCCACTCCCGCAGCGGCCAGGGCGGCAAGGTCTCAGTCAGCCTGTCCGCCCTGCGCACCGGCCTGGTGCTGGTCACCGTCGCCGACCAAGGTCCCCGCCCCGACCCGCACACCGGAGGACCCCGCATCCCACAAGCCCGCCCACCCGGTGACCCGCTCACCGTCGGCGGCCGCGGCCTGCGTCTGGTGGCGGCCCTGGCCACCGACTGGGGCCACTGGACCACCGAAGACGGCGGCCACTCCGTCTGGGCCGTGTTCGAGCCCCCCTTGCCCGCCTTCGCCCACCTCTCCCACCGCCCCTAA